One window of the Anopheles cruzii chromosome 2, idAnoCruzAS_RS32_06, whole genome shotgun sequence genome contains the following:
- the LOC128277957 gene encoding glycine cleavage system H protein, mitochondrial, with translation MVLLLCHVRLTARLAKLVAGSAYQCRLLSATSVALKERLFSEKHEWVSVDGGVGTVGISNFAQEALGDVVFAQLPDPGTKLSQKDECGALESVKAASEIYSPVSGEVTEKNAGVEETPGLVNSSCYEKGWLFKLKLTKPDELSKLMNEEQYTEFLKTAAH, from the exons ATGGTGTTATTGTTATGTCACGTCCGCTTGACAGCCCGGTTAGCTAAACTGGTCGCCGGTAGCGCCTACCAGTGCCGATTGTTGAGCGCCACCAGTGTTGCGCTGAAAG AGCGGCTGTTCTCGGAAAAGCATGAATGGGTGTCGGTGGACGGCGGAGTTGGCACGGTCGGCATTTCGAACTTTGCACAG GAGGCACTCGGCGATGTCGTGTTCGCACAGTTGCCCGACCCCGGAACCAAGTTATCGCAGAAGGACGAGTGCGGTGCGCTAGAGAGCGTGAAGGCGGCCAGCGAAATCTACTCGCCTGTGTCCGGTGAGGTGACGGAAAAGAATGCGGGCGTTGAGGAGACGCCCGGTCTGGTTAACTCTTCGTGCTACGAGAAAG GTTGGTTGTTTAAGCTGAAGCTAACGAAGCCGGACGAGCTGAGCAAACTGATGAATGAAGAGCAGTACACGGAATTCCTCAAAACTGCTGCCCACTAG